The following are encoded in a window of Carettochelys insculpta isolate YL-2023 chromosome 30, ASM3395843v1, whole genome shotgun sequence genomic DNA:
- the ISG20L2 gene encoding interferon-stimulated 20 kDa exonuclease-like 2, translating into MSNLIINVDLSLRQAPKTGTASNQKHQRFVKQRRFLERRGFLKQKQLPPSQHHPPKGQVSHQDSSCWERTKKKWLAKDQAGTDQNSFQTVGFSKQPKPFPKATNHCRVIQPGITMDSSSHLPCFPVGARKVSCRSAQASGSSGNHGAQPLSGMQKASLLSEYDSGLPPMARLGKPSKLVAIDCEMVGTGPGGRSSDLARCSIVSYNGDVIYDKYIKPISPITDYRTRWSGIKKHHMKNATPFTTAQKEILKILAGKIVVGHAIHNDFKALKYFHPKSVTRDTSKIPLLNRKAGFPENESASLKRLTKQLLHKDIQVGKNGHSSVEDAKATMELYRVIEAEWEGQLALNPEQE; encoded by the exons ATGTCGAATTTGATCATAAATGTGGACTTGAGCCTCCGGCAGGCGCCCAAAACAGGGACTGCCAGTAACCAGAAACACCAGCGCTTTGTGAAACAGCGCCGCTTCCTGGAGCGGAGGGGTTTTCTGAAGCAGAAGCAGCTACCGCCATCGCAGCATCATCCTCCCAAAGGCCAGGTCTCCCATcaggactccagctgctgggagaggacCAAGAAGAAGTGGCTGGCCAAGGATCAAGCAGGGACAGATCAGaactctttccagactgttgggTTTTCCAAGCAGCCAAAACCCTTCCCCAAGGCAACTAACCATTGTCGCGTCATCCAGCCTGGCATCACCATGGACTCCAGCTCCCATCTGCCTTGTTTTCCTGTGGGGGCGAGGAAGGTGTCATGCAGATCAGCTCAAGCCAGTGGGAGCTCTGGGAACCACGGTGCCCAGCCCCTCTCTGGAATGCAGaaagccagcttgctgagtgagTATGACAGCGGCCTGCCTcccatggccaggctgggcaAGCCCAGCAAACTGGTGGCCATTGACTGTGAGATGGTGGgcacaggccctggtggacgtagCAGCGACCTGGCCAGGTGCAGCATCGTGAGTTACAATGGTGACGTGATTTATGACAAGTACATTAAGCCCATCAGCCCCATCACTGACTACCGGACCCGGTGGAGCGGCATCAAAAAGCATCACATGAAGAACGCCACCCCCTTCACAACGGCCCAGAAGGAG ATCCTGAAGATCCTGGCAGGGAAGATCGTGGTGGGCCATGccatccacaatgacttcaaggcGCTGAAGTATTTCCACCCCAAATCGGTGACGAGGGACACGTCAAAAATCCCCCTGCTGAACCGCAAGGCCGGCTTCCCGGAGAACGAGTCGGCCTCGCTGAAACGCCTCACCAAGCAGCTCCTACACAAAGACATCCAG GTTGGCAAAAATGGCCACTCCTCGGTGGAAGATGCCAAAGCCACCATGGAGTTGTACCGGGTGATTGAAGCCgaatgggaggggcagctggcgcTGAACCCCGAGCAGGAGTGA